In a genomic window of Amphiprion ocellaris isolate individual 3 ecotype Okinawa chromosome 11, ASM2253959v1, whole genome shotgun sequence:
- the LOC111581845 gene encoding trichohyalin isoform X4, whose product MGTESTLPKTYSTRRGALLLYSQHLVSMESSRRPGNRNRKQRAARRCCQQVEQQLSMLKDPTAAVLNHSSNQFFSSRPPVLPPLNLPAASRTLNTKHQQLGPERNTKQPENQSEDKDGQLSTRRRVRLDLDLQIPRTSRTPRTSGTPTPQMEPHPCGQPVGLTPEEPERPQISINMKHHSTGELHDRNKNNTGHQAADGGRQDDRGSCGRSMSGSRCGRTIRRAAEQPSNSEFEPNSTSGLVLPPLNAGSCRQNSVMSTLEVVGANGHPSTEIQTVGSGHQDDQPQTGEAEILLQENPKRCNQQPHFLPLLFPGRDEDLSGDKQREGKVKPEKRRVKTEAAERRRGRWFSSDGGSVVLLQPGDDSCLPPEPSGSVAGRRGPGRQSSLAFLQNLQNLCEPSDTNRDVVKGVLPLQLRDVQSSRSVGSLILGPDGEIIRLSLFNNNQDQTEALQVVSTDGQEFPWFILLQPQHTLPEAEEELNTDDPVGDIQQHQSVQKQLLDVLGSPEMDSSSSCTDSGTNSAVAFIRNKSNLNPRENNNGSDGKNLLMEQRGGNTEEEEDDEEEQSSSEHSSHLPASPGSGQIMNFPEAAAEEEEKPPVDQTKKRQNPENVAVATGKKNAKMVKSAESDKQKTRRKEKRKQKTESDDQSKQEETTNQEEETLDRSVLPSVKKKMREGLRGDLKMKEEEEESAERRKRRLRRRERSTELHVVIPEAAPQKEDPKATSDFKSSSATKHENTNSEKLSDLSANHSIPNNPSNVQSARSLRSVSNQRSLRRSAASSCDWPTAAAGVTSSHGRLSSCSTVMVMEEQLMLNPVKPESSRFRQSQEMKMEEEEMKMKMEVEDAAALHLSQQAERKRQEVERKRREKEEEERKRREEEEEERKRREEEEEERKRREEEEEERKRREKEEEERKRREEEERKQQMEERMKMELQEERKRRTEELRLKKLEEEEEERRRKMEEEQHRVRREEEQRGRERRRQEEKKRKMERLKRMREEEEQRRRAAVERLQLENQKLQEMDEDQRMDYLHQKEEEEEEVRRKREERRLEQELISRQVALLQQQSAFKRGLLLEAGGLQKTQSVSRPWIYSYFALMQLLGLKS is encoded by the exons ATGGGAACAGAATCAACGCTTCCAAAGACGTACAGTACTAGAAGAGGAGCTCTACTGCTGTACTCACAG CATTTGGTTTCGATGGAAAGCAGCCGTCGTCcaggaaacagaaacaggaagCAGAGAGCAGCTCGGAGATGCTGTCAGCAGGTGGAGCAGCAACTGAGCATGCTCAAAGACCCGACGGCAGCCGTTTTGAACCACAGCAGCAACCAG TTCTTCTCCTCCAGGCCTCCAGTCCTTCCTCCTCTGAACCTCCCTGCAGCCTCCAGAACCCTGAACACCAAACATCAGCAGCTCGGTCCAGAGAGAAACACCAAACAACCAGAGAACCAGTCTGAAG ATAAAGATGGTCAGCTGAGCACCAGAAGGAGAGTCAGGCTGGACCTGGACCTCCAGATACCCAGGACCTCCAGGACCCCCAGGACCTCTGGGACTCCAACCCCACAGATGGAGCCTCATCCCTGTGGACAGCCTGTAGGTTTGACCCCCGAGGAACCAGAGAGGCCCCAG ATTAGCATCAACATGAAGCATCACAGTACAGGAGAGCTTCATGATCGAAACAAGAACAACACTGGTCACCAAGCAGCTGATGGAGGCCGTCAAGATGATAGAGGAAGCTGTGGAAGATCTATGAGTGGAAGCAGATGTGGCAGGACAA TCAGACGTGCAGCAGAGCAGCCGTCAAACTCTGAATTTGAACCAAACTCTACCTCAG GTCTGGTCCTTCCTCCTCTGAATGCTGGATCCTGCAGACAGAACTCAGTTATG TCCACATTGGAAGTCGTGGGTGCTAATGGACATCCTTCCACAGAGATTCAGACTGTTGGATCTGGACATCAGGACGATCAACCTCAGACAGGAGAAGCTGAGATTCTCCTCCAAGAAAATCCAAAAAGATGCAATCAGCAGCCTCACTTTCTACCTCTGCTGTTTCCTGGGAGGGATG AAGATCTGAGTGGCGACaaacaaagagaaggaaaagtAAAACCAGAGAAACGACGTGTTAAAACCGAGGCAGCAGAGCGACGACGAGGACGATGGTTTTCTTCTGACGGAGGTTCTGTGGTTCTGCTGCAGCCAGGAGATG ATTCTTGTCTTCCACCAGAACCGTCTGGTTCTGTTGCAGGACGTAGAGGTCCGGGAAGACAGAGCTCTCTGGCTTTCTTACAGAACCTCCAGAACCTCTGTGAACCCAGCGACACTAACAGAGATGTGGTGAAGGGAGTCCTGCCACTACAGCTCAGAG atgttcagagCAGCAGGTCTGTGGGCAGCTTGATTCTGGGTCCTGATGGGGAAATAATCCGACTGTCTCTGTTCAACAACAACCAGGACCAGACTGAAG CCCTGCAGGTGGTTTCTACAGATGGACAGGAGTTCCCCTGGTTCATCCTGCTGCAGCCTCAACACACACTCCCAG AAGCCGAGGAGGAGCTGAACACAGATGATCCTGTAGGCGACATCCAGCAGCATCAGTCCGTCCAGAAG cAGCTCTTGGATGTTCTTGGATCACCTGAGATGGACTCATCCAGCAGCTGCACTGACTCAGGTACAAACTCTGCTGTTGCTTTCATCAGAAATAAGTCAAATTTAAATCCAAGAGAGAACAATAATGGCAGCGATGGGAAGAATCTACTGATGGAACAAAGAGGAGGAAAcactgaggaagaagaagatgatgaagaggagcaGAGCAGCTCAGAACACAGCAGCCATTTACCTGCATCACCTGGATCAGG TCAGATCATGAACtttcctgaagcagcagcagaagaagaagaaaaaccacCTGTGGACCAAACCAAGAAGAGGCAGAACCCTGAGAACGTTGCAGTGGCCACAGG gaaAAAGAATGCAAAAATGGTGAAGAGTGCAGAATCAGACAAACAGAAGacgaggaggaaagaaaaaagaaaacaaaagacagaaagtgaTGATCAGTCGAAACAAGAAGAGACAACGaaccaagaagaagaaactcTGGATCGCTCTGTTCTTCCATCTGTG AAAAAGAAGATGAGAGAAGGTCTGAGAGGAGATCtgaagatgaaggaggaggaagaagagtctgctgagaggaggaagaggaggctgaggaggagagaaaggtCAACAGAGCTACATGTTG TAATTCCTGAAGCTGCCCCACAAAAAGAGGATCCTAAAGCGACGTCTGACTTCAAAAGTTCTTCAGCAACAAAACACGAAAACACAAACTCAGAGAAGCTCAGTGAtctttcagccaatcacagcatcCCAAACAACCCCAGCAACGTCCAATCAGCTCGCTCGCTCAGGTCTGTGTCCAATCAGAGGAGCTTGAGGAggtcagcagcctcctcctGTGATTGGCCGACGGCGGCCGCTGGAGTGACATCATCACACGGCCGACTTTCATCGTGTTCCACCGTCATGGTAATGGAGGAACAGCTGATGTTGAACCCAGTGAAGCCAGAG tcGTCCAGATTCAGACAGAGTCAGGAGAtgaagatggaggaagaggagatgaagatgaagatggaggTAGAAGATGCTGCAGCTCTTCATCTGTCCCagcaagcagaaagaaaaaggcaggaggtggagaggaagaggagggaaaaggaggaagaggagaggaagaggagggaagaggaggaagaggagaggaagaggagggaagaggaggaagaggagaggaagaggagggaagaggaggaagaggagaggaagaggagggaaaaggaggaagaggagaggaagaggagggaagaggaggagaggaagcagcagatggaggagaggatgaagatggagctgcaggaggagaggaagaggagaaccGAGGAGCTGAG ACTgaagaagctggaggaggaggaggaggagaggaggaggaagatggaagAGGAGCAGCATCgagtaagaagagaggaggagcagagaggaagagagaggaggaggcaggaggagaagaagaggaagatggagagactgaagaggatgagagaggaggaggagcagaggaggagag CTGCTGTGGAACGTCTGCAGCTGGAGAACCAGAAGCTCCAGGAGATGGATGAAGACCAGAGGATGGATTATCTCCAtcagaaggaggaagaggaggaggaggtcaggaggAAACGAGAGGAGAGACGACTGGAGCAGGAACTGATCAGCAG ACAGGTGGCGCTGTTGCAGCAGCAGTCGGCCTTTAAACGGGGTCTCCTGTTGGAGGCTGGAGGTCTGCAGAAAACTCAGAGCGTCTCCAGGCCGTGGATCTACTCGTACTTCgctctgatgcagctgctgggtcTGAAAAGCTGA